A section of the Triticum dicoccoides isolate Atlit2015 ecotype Zavitan chromosome 7A, WEW_v2.0, whole genome shotgun sequence genome encodes:
- the LOC119332462 gene encoding uncharacterized protein LOC119332462: protein MLLGCRSLSSWVRRLVACMGSCLGCCGCAKPAPITAVDEPSKGLRIQGRSIRKTNLSEGFWSTSAHGIGNSALQSQRSMSSICTAPQSSDQHGAGSSSNPNEFVNQGLVQWNQTRQQWVGNKKCKSRLEKTQEPKISWNTTYESLLGSNKLFYQPIPLAEMVDLLVDVWEQEGLYG from the exons ATGCTGCTAGGCTGCAGGTCCCTCTCCTCCTGGGTGCGCCGCCTCGTCGCCTGCATGGG AAGTTGCCTTGGATGCTGTGGCTGTGCTAAGCCTGCTCCGATAACAGCGGTCGATGAGCCTTCAAAAGGTTTGAGGATCCAAGGCCGCTCCATAAGGAAGACAAACttgtccgagggcttctggagcacGAGCGCACACGGGATTGGAAACAGCGCGCTACAATCGCAGAGGAGCATGTCTTCAATCTGTACAGCGCCGCAATCCAGCGACCAGCATGGAGCTGGAAGTAGCAGCAACCCAAACGAGTTTGTAAATCAAG GTCTTGTGCAGTGGAACCAGACTAGACAACAGTGGGTTGGAAACAAAAAATGCAAATCTCGACTTGAAAAGACCCAAGAACCAAAGATAAG TTGGAACACAACGTACGAGAGCCTGCTAGGAAGCAATAAACTATTCTACCAACCAATTCCTCTTGCG GAAATGGTAGACTTGCTTGTGGACGTGTGGGAGCAAGAAGGGCTATACGGTTAG